From a single Candidatus Saccharibacteria bacterium genomic region:
- a CDS encoding amidinotransferase yields the protein MTKINTKVLMSGAEFFDDAQAINSYMDDHVPVDVAKAVAEHNEIMRCFAEAGIEVVKVDPPKACQDGVYTANWALVIGGKAVLSNLPNARKAEEPYAHAELHKLSLNTVKLPPELRFSGQGDALPCGDYVFVGSHYRTSPEVHPILEKEFGKKVIGVQAIPQLDQAGQPVVNSFSGWPDSYFYDLDLAIAVIRPNLIAWCPEALVSESQAAIRAIEGIDKIEVSLEEALGASACNLVSTGETVIMGSRAPKLKAELESRGLKVLAPDISELMKGGGFIRCTSLTLDNL from the coding sequence ATGACCAAAATAAACACTAAAGTTCTAATGAGCGGGGCGGAGTTTTTTGACGATGCTCAAGCCATCAACTCATACATGGACGACCACGTACCTGTCGATGTTGCAAAAGCCGTAGCTGAGCACAACGAGATCATGCGCTGCTTTGCAGAAGCTGGCATAGAAGTAGTCAAAGTCGATCCTCCTAAGGCCTGCCAAGATGGGGTTTACACAGCCAATTGGGCGCTGGTTATTGGCGGCAAAGCTGTACTGTCAAATCTACCTAATGCCAGAAAAGCCGAAGAGCCTTACGCCCACGCCGAGCTACACAAACTGAGCTTAAATACAGTTAAACTCCCGCCCGAATTGCGATTCAGTGGTCAGGGCGATGCCCTACCTTGTGGCGACTACGTTTTTGTCGGCAGCCACTACCGCACAAGCCCAGAGGTCCACCCAATTCTAGAGAAAGAATTTGGTAAAAAAGTGATTGGTGTCCAGGCCATTCCACAGCTTGACCAGGCTGGCCAGCCTGTTGTAAACAGCTTTTCGGGATGGCCCGACAGCTACTTTTACGACCTTGATCTGGCAATTGCAGTAATACGACCAAATCTGATAGCTTGGTGCCCGGAAGCGCTAGTGTCAGAGTCACAAGCCGCGATTAGGGCTATAGAAGGCATAGACAAAATAGAGGTTAGCTTAGAGGAAGCGCTCGGCGCAAGTGCCTGTAACCTCGTTTCGACTGGCGAGACAGTAATCATGGGGAGTAGAGCGCCAAAACTGAAAGCAGAGCTAGAATCTCGAGGTCTCAAAGTGCTCGCACCTGACATTAGTGAGTTAATGAAAGGTGGCGGCTTCATCCGCTGCACTAGTTTGACACTAGACAATTTATAA
- a CDS encoding co-chaperone GroES, with translation MSVPIKPLADYVVAVQEEAVSKTASGLYLPETAKEKPQTAEVEAVGPNVADVKKGDRIIYGGYSNTEVKVAGKTYLLVKAENIYAILA, from the coding sequence ATGAGTGTACCTATTAAGCCGCTGGCGGACTATGTCGTGGCTGTACAAGAAGAGGCGGTTAGTAAAACGGCAAGTGGTCTTTACCTGCCCGAAACCGCCAAAGAAAAGCCTCAAACTGCTGAAGTAGAAGCTGTCGGGCCGAATGTAGCAGACGTCAAAAAGGGTGATCGAATCATCTATGGCGGCTATAGTAATACAGAGGTAAAAGTTGCAGGCAAAACTTATTTGCTAGTCAAAGCCGAGAACATTTACGCGATCCTAGCTTAA
- the tsaD gene encoding tRNA (adenosine(37)-N6)-threonylcarbamoyltransferase complex transferase subunit TsaD: MIVLGIETSCDETSVGIVELNDTSKGATLYANAVLSSMDLHTKYGGVVPEIAAREHIKAMPIVIEKAFEQAGMSWEDIDAIAVTNGAGLGGSLLVGVMTARTLAITQNKPLYACNHVEGHVYANFLTSQQSTEDSRQKTQLSNYQLPSTTPQFPILALIVSGNHTQLVLFKDHFDYRLLGQTHDDAIGEAFDKCAKITGLPYPGGPSIAAKAKEGDTQAFDLPKAKMPGKYDFSFSGVKTATLRQAQAMCGEDFTFPSKNLPERLSEPQKANIAAVFQRVAIETVVDKTALAYEEFGPASVIIAGGVAASTELRRQLSERLPMDINYADIKLCTDNGTMIACLGAYKALLGQPKAEPYSLEINPNLSM, encoded by the coding sequence ATGATCGTTTTAGGGATTGAAACCAGTTGCGATGAAACTTCGGTCGGGATTGTCGAGCTTAACGATACAAGCAAAGGGGCGACACTCTATGCCAACGCCGTGCTTTCAAGCATGGACTTACACACAAAATACGGTGGAGTTGTACCCGAAATAGCTGCCCGTGAACATATCAAAGCTATGCCTATCGTTATCGAAAAAGCTTTTGAGCAAGCTGGCATGAGTTGGGAAGATATAGATGCTATAGCCGTAACTAACGGCGCCGGGCTTGGCGGATCGTTGCTTGTCGGTGTAATGACTGCACGAACCCTAGCCATTACCCAGAACAAACCACTATATGCCTGCAACCACGTCGAAGGTCATGTGTACGCTAACTTTTTAACAAGCCAACAGTCAACAGAAGACAGTCGACAGAAAACTCAACTTAGCAACTACCAGCTACCATCTACCACACCCCAGTTCCCTATCCTTGCACTGATTGTCAGCGGAAATCATACTCAACTAGTCCTCTTTAAAGATCACTTTGATTATAGGTTACTCGGCCAAACTCACGATGATGCTATAGGTGAGGCTTTTGATAAATGCGCCAAAATAACTGGTCTCCCCTACCCTGGTGGCCCGTCGATTGCCGCCAAAGCCAAAGAGGGCGATACTCAAGCCTTCGATCTGCCAAAAGCGAAAATGCCAGGTAAGTACGACTTCAGCTTCTCTGGCGTAAAAACCGCTACTCTAAGACAGGCTCAGGCCATGTGTGGTGAGGATTTCACCTTTCCGTCTAAGAACCTGCCAGAACGCCTCTCAGAGCCTCAGAAGGCCAACATTGCTGCCGTGTTCCAACGTGTCGCGATCGAAACCGTGGTCGACAAGACAGCTTTGGCTTACGAAGAGTTCGGTCCCGCTTCTGTGATCATCGCAGGTGGTGTCGCCGCCAGCACGGAGCTACGCCGCCAACTATCTGAACGTCTGCCGATGGACATAAACTATGCCGATATCAAGCTATGCACGGACAATGGAACTATGATTGCCTGCCTTGGGGCATACAAAGCTCTATTAGGCCAACCCAAAGCCGAGCCATACTCTCTAGAAATCAATCCCAACCTATCTATGTAA
- the murE gene encoding UDP-N-acetylmuramyl-tripeptide synthetase: MNLRAKQVAEKMLKGQLYNKAVLPKHFAVAFSESIKHRWPAKGLKVIGVTGTNGKTSTCFLIHRMLVESGIKAGLMTTVAYGVDDKLEAQIHHMTSQPIGLLLSRIEKMRREGMEVLVLEVTSHALAQYRVLGVPFDIAVLTNLTHEHLDYHGSFKAYRDAKRKLFKQANRNHGGRRIGVINADDPSAQYFADDIKNVVGYSLKKSDDPKIVWPRNLKLTPKGCSYNTEVNGQKLDIKCNLPGSFNTANSLAAVCVGASLGLKPSQIERGIAALQSVEGRMTRIDEGQDFDVIVDFAHTPDSFEKLFKDLRPVVKGRLISLFGSAGRRDISKRAIQGRLAGEVSDIVVVTEEDDRDVDGYQIMAQIAEGAREAGKVEGKDLYTILDRTEAIKFALSQAKKGDTVILLGKGHEKTIERADGEHPWDEIGLTRQILREKPK; the protein is encoded by the coding sequence ATGAACTTACGAGCCAAACAAGTGGCAGAAAAAATGCTGAAAGGCCAGCTATATAACAAGGCTGTTTTGCCCAAACATTTTGCAGTGGCTTTTTCTGAAAGCATAAAGCATCGCTGGCCAGCTAAGGGGTTAAAAGTGATAGGTGTAACAGGGACGAATGGCAAAACCAGCACCTGTTTTTTGATCCACCGTATGCTGGTAGAGTCGGGGATTAAGGCTGGTCTTATGACAACCGTTGCTTATGGTGTTGACGACAAGCTAGAGGCCCAGATTCATCATATGACCAGCCAGCCAATCGGCCTGCTGCTTAGCCGAATTGAAAAAATGAGAAGGGAAGGCATGGAAGTGCTGGTACTTGAAGTCACAAGTCATGCTCTAGCGCAATACCGAGTTTTAGGAGTGCCCTTCGATATCGCTGTCTTGACCAACCTAACTCATGAACATTTGGATTATCATGGCAGTTTTAAGGCTTACCGAGACGCCAAGCGAAAGCTGTTCAAACAAGCTAATCGCAATCATGGTGGCCGCAGAATTGGTGTTATCAATGCTGATGATCCGAGTGCGCAGTATTTTGCCGATGATATCAAAAATGTCGTTGGCTACTCGCTCAAAAAATCTGATGACCCCAAGATTGTTTGGCCAAGAAATCTCAAGCTGACGCCTAAGGGCTGCAGCTATAACACAGAGGTAAATGGCCAAAAGCTGGACATAAAATGTAATTTGCCAGGCAGCTTTAACACCGCCAACAGCCTTGCTGCTGTGTGTGTCGGCGCCAGTCTGGGCTTAAAGCCGTCGCAGATTGAGCGCGGGATTGCTGCTCTGCAAAGTGTCGAGGGGCGAATGACACGGATCGACGAAGGTCAAGATTTTGATGTGATTGTTGATTTTGCTCATACGCCCGATAGCTTCGAAAAACTTTTTAAAGACCTCCGACCAGTAGTGAAGGGTAGGTTAATTAGCCTGTTTGGATCAGCCGGCCGGCGCGACATAAGTAAGCGCGCGATTCAGGGGCGCTTAGCTGGCGAGGTAAGCGATATTGTGGTGGTGACAGAAGAGGACGACCGCGATGTCGACGGTTATCAGATTATGGCGCAGATTGCCGAAGGAGCACGCGAGGCAGGCAAAGTCGAAGGCAAAGACCTTTACACCATTTTGGATCGTACCGAGGCTATCAAGTTTGCTCTGTCACAAGCCAAAAAAGGCGACACAGTAATCCTGCTCGGCAAAGGCCATGAGAAAACCATCGAGCGAGCCGACGGCGAGCATCCTTGGGACGAGATAGGCCTAACTCGGCAGATCTTGCGTGAAAAACCTAAGTAG